A part of Streptomyces sp. NBC_01497 genomic DNA contains:
- a CDS encoding DUF6000 family protein, whose protein sequence is MITSSSSTYLDRYLRRPDLAYDQPTAVGALAYTDSALHGDRAGRLLQEGGLWRQWFQDAPHMHGDDGVSTYMGGIRLACAVIDECSAT, encoded by the coding sequence GTGATCACTTCGTCGTCGAGTACGTACCTGGATCGCTACCTGCGTCGGCCCGACCTCGCCTACGACCAGCCGACGGCCGTGGGCGCCCTGGCCTACACCGACTCCGCCCTGCACGGTGACCGGGCCGGCCGCCTCCTCCAGGAAGGCGGGCTGTGGCGGCAGTGGTTCCAGGATGCGCCCCACATGCACGGCGACGACGGTGTCTCCACCTACATGGGCGGCATCCGCCTCGCCTGCGCCGTCATCGACGAATGCTCCGCCACCTGA
- a CDS encoding alpha/beta fold hydrolase encodes MKRQLDLPDARIVFTVTGNGETVLLLHGGFSPDWFTPVASRMPGYQVVTMQRTGYGESEDLTGGASVVAYADHAAAVVRAVGTERAHVVGHSAGGGVALQLTNAHPELVGTLALLETAFPYAPDEPAMPGMPRAIAAAKEGNYERAFDEFMSSLSGPGYRDVFTRELGEAGLHRAVDNTPYFFAAEGPAFAAWSFGPDEMRAIGVPVLLAVGAVGEQRNTPHRARAAHLARYIPDTESAVLPGVSHSLPLEDPDLVARTITDFVSRHPLS; translated from the coding sequence ATGAAGAGGCAGCTGGACCTGCCCGACGCCCGCATCGTCTTCACCGTCACGGGGAACGGCGAGACGGTGCTGCTCCTGCACGGCGGCTTCTCGCCGGACTGGTTCACGCCTGTCGCCTCCCGCATGCCGGGATACCAGGTCGTCACGATGCAGCGGACCGGCTACGGGGAAAGCGAGGATCTGACTGGCGGCGCGAGCGTCGTCGCCTATGCCGACCACGCGGCCGCGGTGGTGCGCGCCGTCGGCACCGAAAGGGCTCACGTGGTCGGGCACTCGGCCGGTGGCGGTGTGGCCCTGCAGTTGACCAATGCCCATCCCGAGCTGGTGGGCACGCTGGCCCTGCTCGAGACCGCCTTCCCGTACGCCCCTGACGAACCGGCGATGCCCGGCATGCCCCGCGCGATCGCCGCAGCGAAGGAAGGGAACTACGAGCGGGCCTTCGACGAATTCATGAGCAGCCTGTCTGGGCCGGGCTACCGCGATGTCTTCACCCGCGAGCTGGGCGAGGCTGGTCTGCACCGAGCTGTCGACAACACCCCGTACTTCTTCGCGGCCGAGGGCCCGGCGTTCGCGGCGTGGTCCTTCGGGCCAGACGAAATGCGCGCGATCGGCGTTCCCGTGCTACTTGCCGTCGGGGCGGTGGGCGAGCAGCGCAACACCCCGCACCGCGCCCGGGCCGCGCACCTTGCGCGGTACATCCCTGACACCGAGAGCGCGGTCCTGCCCGGCGTCAGCCACAGCCTCCCGTTGGAGGACCCCGACCTGGTCGCCCGGACCATCACCGACTTCGTCTCCCGCCACCCGCTGTCCTGA
- a CDS encoding zinc-binding dehydrogenase: MLRLEVGQRVAADPFTGSCGRCEACRSGDSDNCPEGRIPGVAYPGGCAESVVVPANGVSRVPDEIDDRDTSVLACTGVSAFNALQKSGPRPGEVVAVLGIGGVGHMSIQMAARMGFVTVAVSRGRDKEDLDRRLGADHFVDGSAQDLDEELRRLGGAQLIVSTTTEAAAVSGAIEGLKRRGEMVMIGIPQENLSLNALQLITNTRSITGLISGTPLDREQAFGFAVAEDIRPMF; encoded by the coding sequence ATGCTCCGGCTGGAGGTCGGGCAGCGCGTCGCGGCCGACCCTTTCACGGGGTCCTGCGGGCGCTGTGAAGCGTGCCGGTCCGGGGACAGCGACAATTGCCCTGAGGGCCGCATCCCGGGCGTCGCCTATCCCGGTGGATGCGCTGAGTCGGTCGTCGTCCCGGCCAACGGCGTGTCACGCGTCCCCGACGAGATCGACGACCGCGACACGTCCGTGCTCGCCTGCACGGGAGTCAGCGCCTTCAACGCCCTGCAGAAGAGCGGTCCCAGGCCGGGCGAGGTGGTGGCCGTCCTGGGCATCGGTGGTGTCGGGCACATGTCGATCCAGATGGCCGCACGAATGGGTTTCGTCACGGTGGCGGTCTCCCGCGGGCGGGACAAGGAGGATCTGGACCGACGGCTTGGCGCCGACCACTTCGTCGACGGCTCGGCCCAGGACCTCGACGAGGAACTACGCCGACTCGGCGGAGCGCAGCTCATCGTCTCCACGACCACGGAGGCCGCAGCCGTCTCCGGCGCGATCGAGGGCCTCAAGCGCCGAGGGGAGATGGTCATGATCGGCATCCCCCAGGAGAACCTGTCTCTCAACGCCCTGCAGCTCATCACGAACACACGCAGCATCACCGGTCTGATCTCCGGGACGCCCCTGGACCGGGAGCAGGCATTCGGTTTCGCGGTGGCGGAAGATATCCGCCCCATGTTCTAA